From a single Cyclobacterium marinum DSM 745 genomic region:
- a CDS encoding SGNH/GDSL hydrolase family protein yields MLRTCTFLAFFCCNLLFLPAYSQSHLNDSFEGAELSDWKGFERYDFNFQGRKARLIKPKKALPGKPWIWRARFPDWHTTADSILVAEGFHLAYINTDNLYGNKVAVKVWDDFYQLLTSEQDLQDQVSLMGVSRGGLFIYNWAKANVDKVACIYAEAPVLDFKSWPGGFGEGEGSAKDWIRLKEVYGFASDEEAKNYTDNPIENLNELPSKRVPILHMIGLKDQIVPVAENTLPFVEKYIKSGGIATVVTSIDGEQNLKGHHFPIQTPRLVADFIKYNSIKTHTFASENYHTINGGIHNASKKFTSNKTGRVAYLGGSITHNNGWRDSINNFIQEQFPEASIELINAGIPSMGSTPSAFRLDRDVLSKGKIDLLFVEAAVNDSGNRRTSQEQKRAMEGIIRHARNSNPEMDIVVMHFVDPEKIASYNQGLIPEVIVNHQEVADHYAIPTINLAKEVTDRINAGEFSWEKDFKNLHPSPFGQGIYANSIITFLTNSFTKSKLINEETVHYTIPEKMDRFAYSSGFLLDVKEAKIAKGWHHDPEWKPADSLKTRPNYVNKPFLIGNEGAKSLKLKFNGTAVGIAVASGQDAATISYRIDKGEWIKLDLVTPWSNQLHLPWYFTLASELENGDHLLEIKIPESLNEGSQNKACRIRYFYVNSDQKFK; encoded by the coding sequence ATGCTTAGAACTTGTACATTCCTGGCTTTTTTTTGTTGTAACTTACTCTTTTTACCTGCTTATTCCCAGTCACATCTGAACGATTCATTTGAAGGTGCTGAGCTCTCCGATTGGAAAGGATTTGAGCGTTATGATTTTAATTTTCAGGGAAGGAAGGCCAGACTTATTAAGCCTAAAAAAGCACTTCCGGGGAAACCCTGGATTTGGCGGGCTAGATTTCCGGACTGGCATACTACTGCTGACAGTATCTTAGTGGCTGAAGGCTTTCACTTGGCTTATATCAATACAGATAATCTATATGGTAATAAAGTAGCCGTCAAAGTATGGGATGATTTCTATCAGCTATTGACTTCCGAACAAGACCTTCAAGACCAAGTATCTTTAATGGGGGTAAGCAGAGGAGGGCTATTCATTTACAATTGGGCAAAGGCCAATGTAGATAAAGTAGCTTGCATTTATGCTGAAGCACCGGTTCTGGATTTTAAAAGTTGGCCAGGGGGATTTGGAGAGGGCGAAGGTTCCGCAAAGGATTGGATCCGTTTAAAGGAAGTATATGGCTTTGCTTCAGATGAAGAGGCAAAAAACTATACCGACAACCCAATTGAAAACCTTAATGAATTACCCTCCAAGAGGGTACCCATCCTCCATATGATAGGGCTTAAGGATCAAATTGTCCCTGTAGCGGAAAATACTTTGCCTTTTGTTGAGAAGTATATTAAATCTGGTGGCATCGCAACTGTAGTAACTTCAATAGATGGAGAACAAAATTTAAAAGGTCACCATTTTCCCATACAAACACCCCGATTGGTTGCAGACTTCATTAAGTACAATTCCATAAAAACCCATACTTTTGCTTCAGAAAATTACCATACAATAAATGGAGGTATTCACAATGCCTCCAAAAAGTTCACAAGCAATAAAACCGGCCGTGTTGCCTATTTAGGTGGCTCAATCACCCACAATAATGGCTGGCGTGACAGTATTAATAATTTTATACAGGAGCAGTTTCCCGAAGCCTCTATTGAATTAATAAATGCCGGCATACCTTCTATGGGTAGTACACCTTCAGCTTTTAGGCTTGATAGAGATGTATTATCTAAAGGTAAAATAGACCTACTATTCGTAGAAGCAGCTGTCAATGATTCAGGAAATAGAAGAACTTCTCAAGAACAAAAGCGTGCCATGGAAGGAATCATCAGACATGCCCGAAATTCCAATCCGGAAATGGATATCGTTGTAATGCATTTTGTGGATCCAGAAAAAATTGCCTCCTACAATCAGGGCTTGATCCCTGAAGTAATTGTAAACCATCAAGAAGTAGCAGATCATTATGCAATTCCTACCATTAATCTCGCTAAAGAGGTTACAGATAGAATTAATGCAGGAGAATTTTCTTGGGAGAAGGATTTCAAAAACCTTCACCCATCCCCTTTTGGCCAAGGAATTTATGCCAATTCTATCATAACTTTCCTTACCAATAGTTTCACTAAAAGCAAGTTAATAAATGAGGAAACCGTCCATTATACCATCCCTGAAAAAATGGATCGATTTGCCTATAGTTCAGGATTTCTTCTAGATGTAAAGGAAGCCAAAATAGCCAAAGGCTGGCATCATGACCCTGAGTGGAAACCTGCGGATAGTTTGAAAACAAGACCGAACTATGTCAACAAACCATTTTTGATTGGAAATGAAGGCGCCAAATCTTTAAAATTAAAATTTAATGGAACGGCTGTTGGAATAGCTGTTGCATCAGGGCAGGATGCCGCCACCATTAGCTACAGGATAGACAAAGGAGAATGGATAAAACTAGACTTAGTTACACCGTGGAGCAATCAGTTGCACCTTCCTTGGTATTTTACTTTGGCTAGTGAATTAGAAAATGGGGACCATCTTTTGGAAATCAAGATCCCTGAAAGTCTTAACGAAGGTTCGCAAAATAAAGCGTGTAGAATCAGGTATTTCTATGTAAATTCAGACCAAAAGTTTAAATAA
- a CDS encoding diacylglycerol/lipid kinase family protein, translating to MKLLFIVNPISGDVDKEPFLKKASKLCQKYGITTEIFKTTGSDDEKKVGNTIKAFAPDRVASVGGDGTTLFSAIALLESKIPMGIIPLGSANGMAVELGVQSNPMEALKDLIMSSMIKDLDILKINDKHFSMHLGDVGINAEIVASYEQDPNRGMATYAKYFIDELTKNDPFEVEVEAKEKTIVEKAVMVGICNAKKYGTGIPLNIDGNPMDGKFEIILVKDLNTQFLINAGLSKFNDVFYMKENITAICTELAVLKFKKPRLLQLDGEVIGKFKEIKVEIIKGATKLITSTDNQYVKD from the coding sequence ATGAAACTACTCTTCATTGTCAATCCCATCTCAGGGGATGTTGATAAAGAGCCTTTTCTAAAAAAGGCTTCAAAATTATGTCAAAAATATGGTATAACTACTGAAATTTTTAAAACAACCGGCAGTGATGATGAAAAAAAAGTAGGGAATACCATAAAGGCTTTTGCTCCGGACAGGGTTGCCTCTGTAGGGGGAGATGGAACGACCTTATTTTCGGCCATTGCTTTACTGGAAAGTAAAATTCCTATGGGAATTATTCCTTTGGGATCTGCCAATGGAATGGCAGTTGAATTAGGTGTGCAATCAAATCCCATGGAAGCATTAAAGGATTTGATCATGTCCTCCATGATCAAAGACTTGGATATTTTAAAGATTAACGATAAGCACTTTTCTATGCACCTTGGGGATGTGGGTATCAACGCAGAAATAGTAGCCTCATATGAACAAGACCCAAACCGAGGGATGGCCACATATGCAAAATATTTCATAGATGAATTGACCAAGAACGACCCCTTTGAAGTTGAGGTAGAGGCCAAGGAAAAAACCATCGTTGAAAAAGCGGTAATGGTTGGGATTTGCAATGCTAAGAAATATGGCACGGGGATTCCATTAAATATTGATGGGAACCCTATGGATGGCAAATTTGAAATAATTTTGGTTAAGGATCTCAATACTCAATTTTTAATCAATGCTGGGCTATCCAAATTCAACGATGTTTTCTATATGAAAGAAAACATCACCGCCATATGCACAGAACTGGCCGTATTGAAATTCAAAAAACCAAGGTTGCTACAGCTGGATGGTGAGGTGATCGGTAAATTTAAAGAAATAAAGGTAGAAATAATTAAAGGCGCCACGAAGCTTATCACTTCCACGGACAACCAATATGTAAAAGATTAA
- a CDS encoding sulfatase-like hydrolase/transferase has product MKRIPLMLTIGLFINLSHLYAQKQTKTENIFLITEDGLRWQEVFKGADSLFIDDTGMVENTDNLLAKFWDNDPITRRKMLMPFFWETLSSKGQLYGNRAYGNFVENSNTMLFSYPGYNEVLSGFADDKRINSNSKVNNPNTTLLEYLNQTTGYQNKVLAYGSWDVFPYIINEERSKVPVNAGFDLAEGDNLTDKELMINRLQNEIRGPWEGVRLDAFTHNFALEGIKKHQPKIIYIAYGEPDDWAHGNKYDQYLYSIHQFDAYLKELWDFIQSTPQYKGKTTMIITTDHGRGINKKTWTGHGSSIPEAKEIWMAAIGPDTPAKGEIKNKGLWHSSMIARTIYSLLGIEYPDEKAGEVITEMIKD; this is encoded by the coding sequence ATGAAACGGATACCCCTAATGCTAACGATTGGCTTATTTATTAACCTTTCCCATTTATATGCCCAAAAACAAACCAAAACTGAAAACATTTTTTTAATTACCGAGGATGGGCTCCGCTGGCAAGAAGTATTTAAAGGAGCTGACTCATTGTTTATTGATGATACAGGAATGGTGGAGAACACCGACAATCTATTGGCTAAATTTTGGGACAATGACCCAATTACACGAAGAAAGATGTTGATGCCTTTTTTTTGGGAAACCTTAAGTTCAAAAGGACAATTGTATGGCAACAGAGCTTATGGAAATTTTGTTGAAAACAGCAATACCATGCTATTTTCCTACCCGGGGTACAACGAAGTACTAAGTGGGTTTGCCGATGATAAGAGGATCAATTCAAATTCAAAGGTAAATAATCCCAACACAACTTTATTGGAATACTTAAATCAAACAACCGGCTACCAAAACAAAGTATTGGCTTATGGTAGTTGGGATGTCTTTCCATATATTATTAATGAAGAAAGAAGTAAAGTCCCTGTCAATGCAGGTTTTGACTTGGCTGAAGGAGATAATCTAACAGACAAAGAATTAATGATCAACAGGCTTCAAAACGAAATTAGAGGTCCTTGGGAAGGAGTTAGACTGGATGCTTTTACTCACAATTTTGCCCTTGAAGGTATAAAAAAACACCAACCAAAGATCATTTACATTGCTTATGGGGAACCTGATGATTGGGCACATGGCAACAAATATGATCAGTATTTGTATTCTATTCATCAGTTTGATGCTTACCTTAAAGAATTATGGGATTTTATTCAAAGTACTCCACAATACAAAGGTAAAACGACAATGATCATCACTACAGATCATGGTAGAGGAATAAATAAAAAGACATGGACCGGTCATGGATCCTCTATTCCTGAAGCAAAAGAAATATGGATGGCTGCCATTGGACCTGATACCCCTGCGAAAGGTGAGATAAAAAACAAAGGATTATGGCATTCTTCCATGATAGCCAGGACCATTTACAGTCTTTTAGGAATAGAGTACCCAGATGAAAAAGCCGGAGAAGTAATCACTGAAATGATCAAAGATTGA